A single region of the bacterium genome encodes:
- a CDS encoding calcium/sodium antiporter produces the protein MTAFLFILGLVLLVAGAELLVRGASTLAARLGLSPLMIGLTVVAFGTSSPELAVSLKAALGGSASVDLVLGNVVGSNILNVLVVLGLAALITPLVVTRLLVRVDVPIMIGVSILLVLLSLDGRIGRLDGLLLTLGMLAYSALAYRLGKADERPEAAPLTPADAHPPATSRGWLIPLLTTLTGLALLVLGSHWLVQGAMALAQRLGISQMVIGLTVVAIGTSLPEIATAIMATLRGQRDIAVGGVVGSNIANILGVLGPSAVVAGGGIPVPAILFQLDYPLLLVAAAACLPVFFTEHTITRLEGVGLLVLYLIYTVLLVLHTIQHAAFGPSHRIFFLFVIPAMALPLLFQAWRQRGPSH, from the coding sequence ATGACCGCCTTTCTTTTCATCCTTGGCCTCGTGCTGCTGGTGGCGGGAGCCGAGCTGCTGGTGCGCGGCGCCTCCACGCTGGCGGCGCGGCTGGGCCTCTCCCCCCTGATGATCGGCTTGACCGTCGTCGCCTTCGGCACCAGCTCGCCGGAACTGGCGGTGAGCCTGAAGGCGGCCCTGGGCGGCTCCGCCAGCGTCGACCTGGTGCTGGGCAATGTGGTGGGCAGCAACATCCTCAACGTGCTGGTGGTGCTGGGCCTGGCCGCCCTCATCACGCCGCTGGTGGTGACCCGCCTGCTGGTGCGGGTGGATGTTCCCATCATGATCGGCGTCTCGATCCTGCTTGTCCTGCTCTCGCTGGACGGCCGCATCGGGCGCCTGGACGGGCTGCTCCTGACCCTGGGCATGCTGGCCTATTCGGCCTTGGCCTATCGGCTGGGCAAGGCCGATGAAAGGCCCGAGGCCGCGCCCCTGACGCCGGCCGACGCCCACCCCCCCGCCACATCCCGCGGCTGGCTCATCCCCCTTCTCACCACCCTGACCGGTCTGGCGCTGCTTGTGCTGGGCTCCCACTGGCTGGTGCAGGGGGCCATGGCCCTGGCGCAGCGGCTGGGCATCAGCCAGATGGTGATCGGACTCACCGTCGTCGCCATCGGCACCTCCCTGCCTGAAATCGCCACCGCCATCATGGCCACCCTGCGTGGCCAGCGGGACATCGCCGTGGGGGGCGTGGTGGGCAGCAACATCGCCAACATCCTGGGCGTGCTGGGACCCAGCGCCGTCGTCGCCGGAGGGGGCATCCCCGTACCCGCCATCCTTTTCCAACTGGATTACCCCCTGCTCTTGGTGGCAGCTGCCGCCTGCCTGCCTGTCTTTTTCACCGAACATACCATTACAAGGCTAGAGGGAGTAGGTTTACTTGTTTTGTACTTAATTTACACAGTCCTGCTAGTGCTGCACACAATTCAACATGCGGCCTTTGGGCCAAGCCATCGCATCTTCTTTTTGTTCGTCATTCCGGCCATGGCCCTGCCCCTTCTGTTCCAAGCCTGGCGGCAACGAGGGCCATCCCATTGA
- the priA gene encoding primosomal protein N', which yields MPPPSALPLLADVALPLPVPRLYSYAVPDEFAADLAVGSRVLVPLGGQRLIGYVAAVARREPPPGLKPVLDLIDETPLLDEGLVAFAARLAEYYLCSTGEVLKAALPPGINGTVRCWLEEQADPALRRPLRLTPRREAILRLVRERGTVSRSWLAQEMGGAFHHDLNQLIAAGHLVRRDALDGERRRAPTRRVLGLVHPAGTPEFRAQLAERERRAPRQAALMLLLGGTGDGRLERSEVLAQGWTPAVIRSLAQGGVLREDEEEAEPSASGYDLDASVRDIILTDEQEQVAAAVVPCLPGPGRRPGRFQPFLLRGVTGSGKTQVYLELARRTRAAGGGVLVLVPEIALTPQIVARFQGYLGQDVAVIHSQLSGAQRFAIWRALREGSIRVVVGARSALFAPIRRLGLIVVDEEHESSFKQAEPAPRYHARDAAVLRAQQLGIPILMGSATPSLESWWNVRQGRYQLLELPRRVADRPLPPVELVDMKAERDQLAGRGRTQRNFSGVLVEALLAARAAGRQTILLQNRRGHSPWLQCPACGEVLHCPRCDVSLVWHRSTGQCHCHLCGLELPTPEACPACRGAELGFLGAGTQKIEEELAELLPDVRLLRMDRDTTRRRGAYIRMVRDFNEGRFEVLLGTQGVAKGLDFTGVTLAGVIQADTELNLQDFRAREWGFQLVSQLAGRAGRGELPGRVVVQTMTPDHPVLRQAAAHDYLGFADEELEVRHQSGYPPFTRLCRLLVKSADEVLAERACRRLYDEVPRPARVGALNPGPAPVRMVRREYRFHLLLRSRRDQDAGGRRLREAALACREYFNKALKERDLSLIIDMDPQGVM from the coding sequence ATGCCCCCGCCCTCCGCGCTGCCGCTGCTGGCCGACGTGGCCCTGCCCCTGCCCGTGCCGCGTCTCTACTCCTACGCCGTCCCCGACGAGTTCGCCGCCGACCTGGCCGTCGGCTCGCGCGTGCTGGTGCCCCTGGGCGGCCAGCGTCTGATCGGTTACGTGGCCGCCGTGGCGCGGCGGGAGCCGCCCCCCGGCCTCAAGCCCGTGCTCGACCTCATCGACGAGACGCCCCTGCTCGACGAGGGCCTGGTCGCCTTCGCGGCCCGCCTGGCCGAGTACTACCTGTGCAGCACGGGCGAGGTGCTGAAGGCGGCCTTGCCCCCCGGCATCAACGGCACGGTGCGCTGCTGGCTGGAGGAGCAGGCCGATCCCGCCCTGCGCCGGCCCCTTCGACTTACGCCGCGCCGCGAGGCCATCCTGCGGCTGGTCCGCGAGCGCGGCACTGTCAGCCGTTCCTGGCTGGCCCAGGAGATGGGCGGCGCCTTTCATCACGACCTCAACCAGCTCATCGCCGCCGGCCACCTGGTCCGTCGCGACGCCCTGGACGGCGAACGGCGCCGGGCCCCCACCCGCCGCGTCCTGGGCCTGGTCCACCCGGCCGGCACGCCCGAGTTCCGCGCCCAGCTGGCCGAGCGCGAACGGCGCGCCCCGCGCCAGGCGGCGCTCATGCTGCTGCTGGGCGGCACCGGGGATGGCCGCCTCGAGCGGTCCGAGGTGCTGGCCCAGGGCTGGACCCCGGCCGTGATCCGCTCCCTGGCGCAAGGCGGCGTCCTGCGCGAGGACGAGGAGGAGGCGGAGCCTTCCGCCTCGGGCTACGACCTGGACGCCAGCGTGCGCGACATCATCCTCACGGATGAGCAGGAACAGGTGGCGGCGGCGGTGGTGCCCTGTCTGCCCGGTCCCGGACGGCGGCCGGGCCGCTTTCAACCTTTCCTGCTGAGGGGCGTGACGGGCAGCGGCAAGACCCAGGTCTATCTCGAGCTGGCCCGGCGCACGCGGGCAGCGGGCGGCGGCGTGCTGGTCCTGGTGCCGGAGATCGCCCTCACCCCGCAGATCGTGGCTCGTTTCCAGGGCTACCTCGGCCAGGATGTGGCCGTCATCCACAGCCAGCTCTCGGGCGCGCAGCGTTTCGCCATCTGGCGGGCCCTGCGCGAAGGCTCCATCCGCGTGGTGGTGGGCGCCCGCAGCGCCCTCTTCGCCCCCATCCGCCGCCTGGGACTCATCGTGGTGGACGAGGAGCACGAGAGTTCCTTCAAGCAGGCGGAGCCGGCGCCCCGCTACCATGCCCGCGACGCCGCCGTGCTGCGTGCCCAGCAACTGGGCATCCCCATTCTCATGGGCAGCGCCACGCCCTCCCTGGAATCCTGGTGGAACGTGCGCCAGGGCCGCTATCAGCTGCTGGAGCTTCCCCGCCGGGTGGCGGACCGCCCCCTGCCTCCGGTGGAGCTGGTGGACATGAAGGCCGAGCGCGACCAGCTGGCCGGCCGCGGCCGCACCCAGCGCAACTTCAGCGGCGTGCTGGTGGAGGCGCTGCTGGCGGCGCGGGCGGCGGGACGGCAGACCATCCTCCTCCAGAACAGGCGCGGCCACTCGCCCTGGCTGCAATGCCCGGCCTGCGGCGAGGTGCTGCACTGCCCCCGCTGCGATGTCTCGCTCGTCTGGCACCGCAGCACGGGCCAATGCCATTGCCATCTCTGCGGCCTGGAACTGCCCACCCCCGAGGCCTGTCCAGCCTGCCGCGGCGCCGAGCTGGGCTTCCTGGGGGCCGGCACGCAAAAGATCGAGGAGGAGCTGGCCGAGCTGCTGCCCGATGTCCGCCTGCTGCGCATGGATCGCGACACCACGCGGCGCCGCGGCGCCTACATCCGCATGGTGCGGGATTTCAACGAGGGCCGCTTCGAGGTCCTGCTGGGCACGCAGGGCGTGGCCAAGGGGCTGGATTTCACGGGCGTGACCCTGGCCGGGGTCATCCAGGCCGACACCGAGCTGAACCTGCAGGACTTCCGGGCGCGGGAATGGGGTTTCCAGCTGGTCAGCCAACTGGCGGGGCGGGCCGGCCGCGGCGAACTGCCCGGCCGCGTCGTGGTGCAGACCATGACGCCCGACCATCCCGTCCTGCGGCAGGCCGCCGCCCATGACTACCTTGGCTTCGCCGACGAGGAGCTGGAGGTGCGCCACCAGTCCGGCTACCCGCCCTTCACGCGACTTTGCCGGCTGCTTGTCAAATCCGCCGACGAGGTCCTGGCCGAACGGGCCTGTCGGCGCCTCTACGACGAGGTGCCGCGTCCGGCCCGGGTGGGGGCGCTCAATCCTGGGCCGGCCCCGGTGCGCATGGTGCGGCGGGAGTACCGCTTCCACCTGCTCTTGCGCAGCCGGCGCGACCAGGACGCTGGCGGCCGCCGCTTGCGCGAGGCGGCGCTGGCCTGCCGCGAATACTTCAACAAAGCCCTGAAGGAGCGCGACCTGAGCTTGATCATCGACATGGACCCCCAGGGCGTGATGTGA
- the recG gene encoding ATP-dependent DNA helicase RecG yields MTGEQLQPARPDRPAAPAAVATLARPPFLDDELTWLKGVGPRKAEVLARHGLRIVEDLLHFYPRRYLDRTSVTRIADLRTEMGEITVVGRLLTVQVKGFAKGQRCEAVLADGSGRMTLVWFNRVAWVQKFLQAGDVIAASAKPSFYRGWQFQHPAVEKLAIDETEVDPDAPSQAPEDLNYQGQVVPIYPGSEELRRAWLDSRALSRIIRGLFQRHRVEPADPLPPALRRRFGLVDLASALREVHLGRSMEDVERARHRLKFEEFFLLELMLAWRKATIGRAEKGLQFDRDSGLVDRLLDSLPFRLTAGQRRAVDEIFRDMRSPHPMNRLLQGDVGCGKTLVALCAMLLCVDNGHQAALMAPTEILAEQHARTLIRLAEPLGLRVALLTGSRLAAARRRALQETASGLAHLVVGTHALIQDEVAFADLGLAIIDEQHRFGVEQRARLRRKAPVLDTLVMTATPIPRTLAIVGYGDMDLSVIRELPPGRLPVTTVWRRENKRPEIFRFVREQVDKGAQAYVVYPLVEESEKLDLRAAEEACAELQADWLAGLPVGLLHGRMKAAEKEAVMRSFLEGGLRVLVSTTVIEVGVDNPRATIMVVEQAERFGLAQLHQLRGRVGRGADKSWCVLVAGKALSNEGRERLETMAATQDGFVIAEADLRMRGTGDFFGTRQSGLPEFRIADLLRDTELLIQARDAAFQLVEEDPGLSQAPVLREHLHTTYADRLARVED; encoded by the coding sequence ATGACGGGGGAGCAGCTTCAACCCGCACGGCCGGATCGGCCGGCCGCCCCCGCGGCCGTGGCCACCCTGGCGCGTCCGCCCTTCTTGGACGACGAGCTGACCTGGTTGAAGGGAGTGGGGCCACGCAAGGCGGAAGTCCTGGCCCGCCATGGGCTTCGCATCGTAGAAGACCTGCTCCACTTCTATCCCCGCCGCTATCTGGACCGCACCAGCGTGACGCGCATCGCCGACCTGCGGACGGAGATGGGAGAGATCACGGTGGTGGGCCGCCTCCTCACCGTGCAGGTGAAGGGCTTCGCCAAAGGCCAACGCTGCGAAGCGGTCCTGGCGGACGGCAGCGGGCGCATGACCCTCGTCTGGTTCAACCGGGTGGCCTGGGTGCAGAAATTCCTGCAGGCGGGGGACGTCATCGCCGCCAGCGCCAAACCCTCCTTCTACCGCGGCTGGCAGTTCCAGCACCCCGCCGTGGAAAAGCTGGCCATCGACGAGACGGAGGTGGATCCCGACGCGCCCTCCCAGGCCCCGGAGGATCTCAACTACCAGGGCCAGGTGGTGCCCATCTATCCGGGCAGCGAGGAGTTGCGCCGCGCCTGGCTGGATAGTCGCGCCCTCTCGCGCATCATCCGTGGCCTCTTCCAGCGTCACCGCGTGGAGCCGGCCGATCCCCTGCCGCCCGCCCTGCGCCGCCGCTTCGGTCTGGTGGACCTGGCCTCGGCGCTGCGCGAGGTGCACCTCGGCCGATCGATGGAGGATGTGGAGCGGGCCCGCCACCGCCTCAAGTTCGAGGAGTTCTTCCTGCTGGAGCTGATGCTGGCCTGGCGCAAGGCGACGATCGGACGCGCCGAGAAGGGCCTCCAGTTCGATCGCGACAGCGGGTTGGTGGACCGCCTGCTGGACTCGCTGCCCTTCCGGTTGACGGCGGGCCAGCGCCGCGCCGTGGACGAGATCTTCCGCGACATGCGCTCGCCCCATCCCATGAATCGCCTGCTCCAGGGCGACGTGGGCTGCGGCAAGACCCTTGTCGCCCTCTGCGCCATGCTGCTCTGCGTGGACAACGGCCACCAGGCCGCCCTCATGGCGCCCACCGAGATCCTGGCCGAGCAGCATGCCCGCACCCTCATCCGGCTGGCGGAGCCACTGGGGCTGCGCGTGGCCCTGCTCACCGGCTCGCGCCTGGCGGCGGCCCGGCGGCGGGCCTTGCAGGAGACGGCCTCCGGCCTGGCCCACCTGGTGGTGGGGACGCACGCCCTCATCCAGGACGAGGTCGCGTTCGCCGACCTGGGCCTCGCCATCATCGACGAACAGCACCGCTTCGGCGTGGAGCAGCGGGCCCGCCTGCGCCGCAAGGCTCCCGTCCTCGACACCCTGGTGATGACGGCCACGCCCATTCCCCGCACGCTGGCCATTGTCGGTTACGGCGACATGGACCTCTCGGTCATCCGCGAGCTGCCGCCCGGCCGCCTGCCCGTCACCACCGTCTGGCGTCGCGAGAACAAGCGCCCGGAGATCTTCCGCTTCGTGCGGGAACAGGTGGACAAGGGCGCCCAGGCCTACGTCGTCTATCCCCTGGTCGAGGAGAGCGAGAAGCTGGACCTGCGCGCCGCCGAGGAGGCCTGCGCCGAATTGCAGGCGGACTGGCTGGCCGGCTTGCCCGTCGGCCTGCTCCACGGCCGGATGAAAGCGGCGGAGAAGGAGGCGGTGATGCGCTCCTTCCTGGAGGGCGGCCTGCGCGTGCTCGTCTCCACCACCGTGATCGAGGTGGGCGTGGACAACCCGCGGGCCACCATCATGGTCGTCGAACAGGCGGAGCGCTTCGGGCTGGCGCAGCTCCATCAGCTGCGGGGCCGCGTGGGGCGGGGCGCGGACAAGTCCTGGTGCGTGCTGGTGGCGGGCAAAGCCCTCTCCAACGAAGGGCGAGAACGCCTGGAGACGATGGCCGCCACCCAGGATGGTTTCGTCATCGCCGAGGCCGACCTGCGCATGCGCGGCACGGGCGACTTCTTCGGCACGCGGCAGAGCGGCCTGCCCGAGTTCCGCATCGCCGACCTCCTGCGCGACACGGAGCTGCTCATCCAGGCGCGGGACGCCGCCTTCCAGCTGGTCGAGGAGGATCCGGGCCTGAGCCAGGCGCCCGTCCTGCGCGAGCACCTGCACACCACCTACGCCGACCGGCTGGCCCGGGTGGAGGACTGA